In the Flavobacterium acetivorans genome, one interval contains:
- the rbfA gene encoding 30S ribosome-binding factor RbfA, which produces METNRQKKIGGVIQKDLVDILQGEVRKNGVANLIISVSKVTVTTDLSVATVHLSVFPQDKAKEILEAVKSNAKNIKHDLSQRVRLQLRKVPNLVFFIDDSLDYIEKIDNALANRDNPIENRDLLEKRKFK; this is translated from the coding sequence ATGGAAACAAATAGACAGAAAAAAATAGGTGGGGTTATCCAAAAAGATTTGGTGGACATCCTGCAAGGTGAAGTGAGAAAAAACGGAGTAGCTAATTTAATTATTTCGGTATCCAAGGTTACGGTAACTACAGATCTATCTGTGGCTACAGTTCATTTAAGTGTTTTCCCACAGGATAAAGCAAAAGAGATTTTAGAAGCAGTTAAGTCAAATGCTAAAAACATAAAACACGATTTATCACAAAGAGTGCGTTTGCAATTGAGAAAAGTACCTAATTTGGTTTTCTTTATTGATGATTCATTAGATTACATTGAAAAAATTGACAATGCACTTGCCAATAGAGACAATCCTATAGAGAACAGAGATCTTTTAGAGAAACGTAAGTTTAAATAA
- a CDS encoding ABC transporter permease has protein sequence MNFPLYIAKRYILSNSKNNAINIINRIASMGIIVGAMALFVVLSVFSGLKVFSLSFSNDIDPDLKISSTLGKSFFVSPEQEAQIKKIDGLASYSKIIEERVLFVFDDKQQVTSLKGVDSNFSKVNDIKKTLYNGQWIEPNTYQVVVGYGIAQKFSMGLLDFNNQLQVLVPKPGKGNIENEEQAFNKSDVFPVGIYAISEDLDSKYVFADLALAQELLGYKSNQISGIEIKEKKGASESLIIEQLQAIFNNKITVKNRAQLNESLYKMLNTENIAVYLIFTLVIVVALFNLIGALIMMILDKKSNLKTLFNLGTEIKDLRKIFLLQGTLLSVVGGIIGLILGIVIVLLQQHFELIMITPTLAYPVVFSLENVLIVLATIITLGFIASLIASSRVSKKLLD, from the coding sequence TTGAATTTTCCTCTTTACATAGCCAAACGTTACATCCTTAGTAACAGTAAAAACAATGCCATAAACATCATCAATCGTATCGCGAGTATGGGAATCATTGTGGGTGCGATGGCTCTGTTTGTGGTTCTTTCTGTCTTTAGCGGATTGAAAGTTTTTAGTCTTTCGTTCAGCAATGACATCGATCCCGATCTAAAAATAAGCAGCACTTTAGGAAAATCTTTTTTCGTTTCTCCTGAACAGGAAGCACAAATCAAAAAAATTGATGGTCTTGCCTCTTATTCTAAAATAATAGAAGAACGTGTTTTATTTGTATTTGATGACAAACAACAAGTTACTTCTCTAAAAGGTGTTGACTCTAACTTTAGCAAAGTCAACGACATTAAAAAAACACTTTATAACGGTCAATGGATTGAGCCTAATACTTATCAAGTGGTTGTAGGCTATGGAATCGCACAGAAATTCTCGATGGGTTTACTGGATTTCAACAATCAACTGCAAGTTTTAGTCCCAAAACCAGGAAAAGGAAACATAGAAAATGAGGAACAGGCATTTAATAAAAGTGATGTATTCCCTGTTGGAATTTATGCCATAAGCGAAGATTTAGATTCCAAATACGTTTTTGCCGATTTAGCTTTAGCCCAAGAACTATTGGGATACAAATCCAACCAGATCTCCGGAATAGAAATCAAAGAGAAAAAAGGAGCCAGCGAGAGTCTTATAATAGAGCAACTTCAAGCAATTTTTAACAACAAAATTACGGTAAAAAACAGGGCTCAACTCAATGAATCCTTATATAAAATGTTGAATACAGAGAATATTGCCGTGTATTTAATCTTTACCTTGGTTATTGTGGTGGCACTTTTCAACTTGATTGGAGCACTTATTATGATGATTCTCGACAAAAAAAGCAATCTAAAAACGCTTTTCAATCTGGGAACTGAAATCAAAGATTTGCGTAAAATATTCCTTCTTCAGGGCACCTTACTAAGTGTTGTTGGCGGAATTATCGGACTCATTTTAGGGATTGTAATTGTACTCCTGCAACAACATTTTGAATTAATCATGATTACCCCAACATTAGCCTATCCGGTTGTTTTTTCTCTTGAAAACGTATTGATTGTTTTAGCAACAATTATTACGCTTGGCTTTATTGCTTCGTTGATTGCGAGTAGCAGAGTGAGTAAGAAATTATTGGATTAA
- the dusB gene encoding tRNA dihydrouridine synthase DusB, with the protein MVKIGNIELPDFPLLLAPMEDVSDPPFRRLCKAHGADLMYSEFISSEGLIRDAIKSRMKLDIFDYERPVGIQIFGGDEEAMALSSKIVSTVNPDLIDINFGCPVKKVVCKGAGAGVLKDVDLMIRLTQAVIDSTHLPVTVKTRLGWDDNSINIDEVAERLQDIGVAALSIHARTRAQMYKGHSDWSHIARVKNNPRITMPIFGNGDIDSPEKALQYKNEYGIDGIMIGRAAIGYPWIFNEIKHYFKTGEHLAKPTVADRVEAVRNHLTWAMEWKGERLGIVETRPHYTNYFKGIHSFKPFKQQLVTQDNPAELFAILNNIEQAYVGYEVV; encoded by the coding sequence ATGGTCAAGATTGGCAACATAGAATTACCTGATTTTCCTTTACTTCTCGCACCCATGGAAGACGTGAGTGACCCTCCGTTTCGCAGATTGTGCAAGGCTCATGGCGCCGATTTGATGTATTCGGAATTTATTTCTTCCGAAGGATTAATCCGAGATGCCATCAAGAGCCGAATGAAATTGGATATTTTTGATTACGAACGCCCGGTTGGAATCCAGATTTTTGGTGGTGATGAGGAAGCAATGGCTTTGTCGTCTAAAATTGTCTCAACTGTAAACCCAGATTTAATCGATATTAATTTTGGTTGTCCCGTAAAGAAAGTAGTGTGTAAAGGAGCTGGAGCTGGAGTTTTGAAAGATGTAGATTTGATGATCCGCCTGACCCAAGCTGTTATTGATAGTACCCATTTGCCGGTAACGGTAAAAACTCGTTTGGGATGGGATGATAATTCTATCAATATTGATGAGGTTGCAGAGCGTTTACAAGATATAGGAGTTGCTGCCTTGAGTATTCACGCCAGAACTCGTGCCCAAATGTACAAAGGCCATTCTGACTGGTCGCATATCGCCCGAGTGAAAAACAACCCTAGAATCACGATGCCTATTTTTGGTAACGGTGATATTGACAGTCCGGAAAAAGCACTACAATATAAAAACGAATACGGCATCGACGGGATTATGATTGGTCGTGCTGCTATTGGTTACCCTTGGATTTTTAACGAAATAAAGCATTATTTCAAAACAGGGGAACATTTGGCTAAACCGACGGTTGCTGATAGAGTGGAAGCGGTGCGCAATCACTTAACCTGGGCAATGGAATGGAAAGGAGAACGATTAGGAATTGTAGAAACAAGACCACACTATACTAATTATTTCAAAGGAATTCATTCGTTCAAACCATTCAAACAACAATTGGTTACACAAGATAATCCAGCCGAATTATTCGCAATTTTAAATAATATAGAACAAGCTTATGTGGGTTATGAGGTTGTTTAG
- the lepA gene encoding translation elongation factor 4, protein MKKIRNFCIIAHIDHGKSTLADRLLGATQTVTAREEKAQLLDNMDLERERGITIKSHAIQMEYTYKGEEYILNLIDTPGHVDFSYEVSRSIAACEGALLIVDAAQSIQAQTISNLYLALENDLEIIPVLNKVDLPSANPEEVSDDIIDLLGCKLEDIIHASGKTGFGVENILAAIIEKIPPPTGNIDEPLQALIFDSHYNPFRGIEVIFRVKNGEIKKGQKIKFMATGNEYFADEIGTLKLNQVPKQVISAGDVGYLISGIKEAKEVKVGDTLTDAKTPTTNMITGFEDVKPMVFAGIYPVDTEDYEDLRSSMEKLQLNDASLVFTPESSAALGFGFRCGFLGMLHMEIIQERLEREFDMTVITTVPNVSYFAYTKKDPETPLIVNNPSDLPEPSKLDHVEEPYIKATIITKADFVGNVMSLCIEKRGLITNQTYLTTERVELNFDMPLAEIVFDFYDRLKTVSKGYASFDYSPIGMRTSKLVKLDVLLNGSNVDALSALIHEDNAYQIGKKMTEKLRELIPRQQFDIPIQAAIGAKIIARETIKALRKDVTAKCYGGDISRKRKLLEKQKKGKKRMRQVGNVEIPQEAFMAVLKLND, encoded by the coding sequence ATGAAAAAAATAAGGAATTTCTGCATTATTGCACATATTGACCACGGTAAAAGTACGCTTGCTGACCGTTTACTTGGCGCTACACAAACCGTTACTGCTCGTGAAGAAAAGGCGCAATTGCTAGATAACATGGATTTGGAGCGCGAACGTGGGATTACGATTAAGAGTCATGCGATTCAGATGGAATACACTTATAAGGGTGAAGAATATATCCTGAATTTGATTGACACTCCCGGACACGTAGATTTTTCGTATGAAGTTTCTCGCTCAATTGCGGCTTGCGAAGGCGCACTTTTGATTGTAGATGCAGCACAAAGCATTCAGGCCCAAACGATTTCGAATTTATATTTGGCTTTAGAAAATGACTTGGAAATTATTCCAGTTTTGAACAAAGTAGATTTACCGAGTGCAAATCCTGAGGAAGTAAGTGATGATATTATTGATTTACTAGGATGTAAGTTGGAAGATATTATTCATGCTTCGGGGAAAACAGGTTTTGGTGTCGAAAACATCTTGGCAGCCATTATCGAAAAAATCCCGCCTCCAACTGGAAATATTGACGAGCCTTTACAAGCATTGATTTTTGATTCACACTACAATCCGTTTCGTGGAATTGAGGTTATTTTTCGTGTAAAAAATGGTGAAATCAAAAAAGGTCAGAAAATTAAATTCATGGCTACCGGTAATGAATATTTTGCGGACGAGATTGGGACATTAAAACTGAACCAAGTTCCGAAACAAGTGATTTCTGCAGGTGATGTTGGTTACTTGATTTCGGGAATCAAGGAAGCCAAAGAAGTGAAAGTAGGTGATACTTTGACGGATGCTAAAACACCAACTACTAATATGATTACCGGTTTTGAAGATGTAAAACCGATGGTTTTTGCTGGAATTTATCCAGTAGACACCGAAGATTATGAAGATTTACGTTCTTCTATGGAAAAACTACAGTTGAATGATGCTTCATTGGTATTTACCCCTGAAAGCTCAGCAGCCTTAGGTTTTGGTTTCCGTTGCGGATTCTTAGGAATGTTGCACATGGAAATTATCCAAGAACGTCTGGAAAGAGAGTTTGACATGACCGTAATCACAACGGTTCCTAACGTTTCCTATTTTGCTTACACCAAAAAGGATCCCGAAACACCTCTGATTGTCAACAACCCTTCTGATTTACCCGAACCTTCTAAATTAGACCACGTAGAAGAACCATATATAAAAGCTACGATTATCACTAAAGCTGATTTTGTAGGGAACGTAATGAGTTTATGTATCGAAAAACGCGGTTTAATTACCAATCAAACCTATTTAACGACAGAAAGAGTCGAATTAAATTTTGACATGCCTTTGGCTGAAATTGTATTCGATTTTTATGACCGCTTAAAAACCGTTTCTAAAGGATATGCTTCCTTTGACTACTCTCCAATAGGAATGCGAACTTCTAAATTAGTGAAACTTGACGTTTTATTAAACGGAAGTAATGTAGATGCACTTTCGGCATTGATCCATGAAGATAATGCTTACCAGATTGGTAAAAAAATGACCGAAAAACTGAGAGAATTAATTCCGAGACAACAATTTGACATTCCGATTCAAGCAGCAATTGGAGCTAAAATTATTGCTCGTGAAACCATAAAAGCCTTACGTAAAGACGTAACTGCCAAATGTTATGGTGGAGATATTTCCCGTAAACGTAAATTGCTTGAAAAACAAAAGAAAGGTAAAAAACGTATGCGTCAAGTAGGAAACGTTGAAATTCCTCAAGAAGCTTTCATGGCGGTATTGAAATTGAATGATTAA
- a CDS encoding addiction module protein: METIKLNIDLNINQLIEAVKQLSPKDRLRINDAIWSDDMTIPVEHQKIVLERIAKAKINPKRLLDWEEVSETL; the protein is encoded by the coding sequence ATGGAAACCATTAAATTAAATATCGACCTCAATATCAATCAATTGATTGAAGCTGTAAAACAATTATCTCCAAAAGACAGATTAAGAATCAATGATGCGATTTGGAGCGATGATATGACTATTCCAGTTGAACATCAAAAAATAGTTCTGGAAAGAATAGCTAAAGCCAAAATTAATCCTAAACGATTGTTGGACTGGGAAGAAGTTTCTGAAACTTTATAA
- a CDS encoding 1-phosphofructokinase family hexose kinase — protein MKTFAIVTLTVSPALDKSAHFSGLVAEQKIRCHSALFDAGGGGINVSKAISKLGGNSLAVLTSGGATGEMLKDLLKRDSIPFEAIETKTWTRENFVAVDDHTNSQYRFVFPAPAVSVNEKQRIITTIQELKFKYLVISGGLSEGLEVDFYKQIAEMAKDNNSKLIVDTTGEALKKVLEAGVYLIKPNVGELAKLIGVERLEMEEVKDTAKQIIAKGGAEIVVVSLGPQGAVLVTKDNYEFVPAPHVVKKSTVGAGDSMVGGMVWALSQNKSLKEVIRWGVACGSAATMNEGTQLFKTEDAKRLFEWLKDR, from the coding sequence ATGAAAACATTTGCTATTGTTACACTAACAGTTAGTCCTGCTTTGGATAAAAGTGCCCATTTTTCGGGTTTGGTTGCAGAGCAAAAAATCAGATGCCATTCTGCCTTATTTGATGCCGGAGGAGGAGGGATCAATGTTTCTAAAGCGATATCAAAATTGGGAGGAAATTCATTGGCGGTACTAACCTCAGGCGGGGCAACAGGAGAGATGCTGAAAGATCTTCTAAAAAGAGATTCCATTCCTTTTGAAGCAATCGAAACCAAAACTTGGACAAGGGAAAACTTTGTTGCTGTTGATGATCATACTAATTCCCAGTACCGATTCGTTTTTCCGGCGCCGGCTGTTAGTGTAAATGAGAAACAAAGAATTATTACGACCATTCAGGAATTAAAATTTAAATATTTGGTCATCAGCGGCGGTTTGAGCGAAGGCTTAGAAGTTGATTTTTATAAACAAATTGCCGAAATGGCAAAAGATAATAATTCGAAATTGATTGTAGATACTACCGGCGAGGCGCTTAAAAAAGTTCTGGAAGCGGGAGTTTATCTGATAAAGCCAAATGTGGGTGAATTAGCGAAACTCATTGGTGTGGAACGTCTCGAAATGGAAGAAGTAAAAGATACAGCCAAACAAATCATCGCCAAAGGCGGAGCCGAAATTGTGGTGGTTTCCCTTGGGCCTCAAGGTGCAGTTTTGGTAACTAAAGATAACTATGAATTTGTCCCCGCTCCACATGTCGTCAAAAAAAGTACCGTTGGTGCCGGTGATAGTATGGTAGGTGGAATGGTTTGGGCGCTTTCGCAAAACAAAAGTTTAAAAGAAGTCATTCGTTGGGGAGTTGCTTGTGGATCGGCGGCAACCATGAACGAAGGAACCCAATTGTTTAAAACAGAAGATGCTAAACGGCTGTTTGAATGGTTGAAGGATAGATAA
- the thiL gene encoding thiamine-phosphate kinase, with protein sequence MIEDKNPQRTSIAQLGEFGLINHLTKNFQINQASTLKGIGDDAAVLDFKDKKIVVSTDLLIEGVHFDLAYMPLKHLGYKAVVVNISDICAMNAKPTQITVSVAVSNRFPLEALEELFEGITLAANEYKVDVIGGDTTSSQKGLIISITAIGEADEDEIVYRNGAKETDLLVVTGDIGAAYMGLQVLEREKQVFQVNPNSQPDLELYTYLIERQLKPEARKDVRTLLHALEIKPTAMIDISDGLSSEIMHLCKQSKVGCNLYEDKLPLDPQFINVCEEFNIDSTTVAINGGEDYELLFTIAMSDFDKIKGNPNFSIIGHMTQESEGIHLVTRANTRIPLKARGWDALTE encoded by the coding sequence ATGATCGAAGATAAAAACCCACAACGCACTAGTATAGCTCAATTGGGCGAATTTGGATTAATTAACCATTTGACTAAAAACTTTCAAATCAACCAAGCTTCTACCTTGAAAGGCATTGGTGATGATGCAGCTGTTTTGGATTTTAAAGACAAAAAAATAGTAGTCTCTACTGATTTATTAATCGAAGGTGTTCATTTTGACCTAGCTTACATGCCATTGAAACATTTGGGATATAAGGCCGTCGTAGTCAATATCTCTGATATTTGCGCCATGAATGCAAAACCAACTCAAATTACAGTATCTGTTGCCGTATCAAACCGTTTCCCTCTTGAAGCCTTAGAAGAATTATTTGAAGGGATTACGCTTGCTGCAAATGAATATAAAGTAGATGTAATAGGCGGAGACACCACCTCATCACAAAAAGGATTAATCATCAGCATTACTGCCATTGGAGAAGCTGATGAAGACGAAATCGTGTATAGAAACGGCGCTAAAGAAACCGATTTACTAGTTGTTACCGGTGATATTGGAGCTGCTTATATGGGATTACAAGTTTTGGAACGTGAGAAACAAGTTTTTCAGGTTAACCCAAATTCACAACCTGATCTTGAACTTTATACTTATTTAATAGAACGTCAATTAAAACCGGAAGCTCGTAAAGATGTACGCACTTTATTGCATGCCTTAGAGATAAAACCAACCGCTATGATTGACATTTCAGATGGTTTATCATCTGAAATCATGCATCTTTGCAAACAATCTAAAGTAGGTTGTAATTTATATGAAGACAAATTACCTCTTGATCCACAATTTATCAATGTCTGTGAAGAATTCAATATTGACAGCACAACAGTGGCCATCAACGGAGGAGAAGACTACGAATTGTTATTTACAATTGCTATGTCTGATTTCGATAAAATCAAAGGAAATCCTAATTTCTCCATTATCGGACACATGACACAAGAAAGTGAAGGCATTCATTTAGTGACTCGAGCAAATACTCGAATTCCTTTGAAAGCACGCGGCTGGGATGCTTTGACAGAATAA